A region of the Leishmania major strain Friedlin complete genome, chromosome 4 genome:
gtggcggtggcggcggaggcggtggtggtggcaggcgcggaggagcgctcccaccgctgccgagcggAATCATTGGCGGGTTCGGCTTGCCTtgcagcaacgccgccggtgggagcggcggcggtggcggcgccgtggtgGAGCGCGTCACccctggcggcggtggtggtgccagcgacggaggcgcggcaggcggAGCGGAGAGTGCGGTGGTAGTGGGCTGGGTAGAGGTCTCGCGAGCCTGCTGTTGCTTGGGCCTTGCTCGGCTGCTTTCACGCCTGCGGTGTGCCGCGCGGGTCGCGGCCTCAGTATCGTCGTCACTCTCCTCTGATgccgtgctgccgtcgccgacagcgtgacgccgacgagcccatcgctgtcgctgctcttGGCCAGGGGCGATCGTCTCGAAGCCGCGCGGACCCCGACGTGATgcacggcgttgctgccggGGACCACCGTCGTTATCGTGCTCTTCGACGTCGTCGGAAccagtgctgccgctggtgtgGCCTTGCATATCCCTGCCACGTTGGTCCCAGCGCCGCACGGTAGCCAAGTGCTGAAGCGGCAGATTCCGCGGCATGTCCCGCAACAGGGCTCGCgatgacgctgccgccgcgtcgccgccgggcACGAAAGCAtactgctgcgcctgcaaCGGCGTAGTAAAGTTGCATTGGATGTCCAccgtgctggtgctgtgcaGCCACGTCGTCGGTGTCGAccgtgccgtcgccgcaaGCCCTGTGAGACTGTAAGGGTCTCTGTAGATGGGAgcgccgtgctgcgccgacgcgATGGCGCCCTTCGCGTCGCtaccgttgctgctgcttgctgcCACCAGATGCCGGTAAGCCATCCGGCGTGCCGGGAAGCTCACAAGGGCGCTGAGAGTGCTGGGCATCTCGCTCGCGTTATGCATGGCCTGCCCGCCTCGCACGGCCGGCAGACAGCGAGGCTGCCAGGCAagcgcggaggaggaagatggCTGCAGCGAGGCTGCGTTCATCAACGTACCCCGCCCGTTCAAGTGCCCAGCAGCTGCCTCGCCACGGCCCCCGTGCCCCACCGTCACGGCGCTACTTTCCTCACCGTCCAAGAGAACTGTCTCCAGTGGCATGGACTCTGCCAGCCGcatggcagcgacggcgttcaCGGGCGGAGCAGGACTGCTGACATCACTGAGGCTGCCGCCACACCAAGCGAAACCACGGTgtgcggtggcgatggcgcgctcAGAGTCGGCGAACGCGGACACCACTGGAACAGCACGCATCGGCGGCTGGTaggacggctgctgcggttgctgtgctgcgtcgtcgtcggagTCGTCAGTGGAGGACccgctgcaggagctcgGCGCaaccggcggcagcggcgacgagcgGCGTGGTCGCAGGAAGCGATGACTGTGAGCCGTGCTCACCGCTGAAGGGACGCCGCTGATTATGATAGCAGCGGCGTTCGTGCCGTCCTGCGCGCCCCGCTGCGATTTGACCGCCTTCGCTCTcacgccgccatcgcggctGCGGGGCTTGAACGGCACGGGCTGAGGGTATCGAGGTTTGCTCTCCAGAAGCGTTGATGTGCGTCGCCCTCGCAAGCAGTCGATAAAATCAGCACAGATGCAGATGCGTTTTTGAACGGCGTtgagacgccgctgctgcgacgccgctgccttgTCCAGCCGATGCAGCACTGTGTCCACCGTGTCAGCCAGCGCTTCAAGAGAGGCGACGGCAGACGCGAGGGCCGCGCAACCACCCttggaggaggcgctcgtGAGTGGCACGACGAGACCAGGAATGATGGCGATTGCGGCGGTGTCgtacgcgcgcgcggcggctaCGGCGCGCGCCGAGtccacgctgctgcttcgacTCTTGGAGCTTCCACTGgcctcgccgctgtcgctgatACTACTCTCCATGACCTCGCTCGCGGTCaccgttgctgttgctgccaGTGCCATCAtgagcgtgcgcacacagTACGCGAGGTTTGCGGGTCCGTTGAATGGATGGGAGAGGGAAATCGGAAAACACAGCGACAAGAGGGGCTCGCCGGTCTCCGGCGAAGATGCGCACAACGGCCGATGtggcctgcgtgtgtgtctatgaAGGGGGCGCCAAGGTTTGGGGTGTTGGTGtcggtgttggtggtggtggggcaAACACGCTGGTGAACGCCGGTGTGCCAGCGTCGCCACGCACTCGACTGTGCCGTTGCTGCGTAGAAGCTCTCCGTGCGAGTGCGAAAACTTACACAGTACacgcaggcgccgctgcaggtgtggCGAGGGCGAAGCAATGACGTAGGAGGCGAGGCAAGAGAGACTGCGCGCAGGAGCTTACATACGTGCATAGACACACAACATGCGTGTCTACGTACGTGCGTGCCCTCATCCAGAGGGTGCTCATCGGTGGTGCGTCGGAGAGAGTCATCAACGGCGCACGCGGACGCGCACGGAACAGCCGTGACCGCAGAACGCAGTTGTGGGCGCAAGACGGCGCGCAGGCGATGCACCGCGTCttgaggcggtgcgcgcgaGAGGGgacggaggtggagcgggtgAGCGCCCGCTACACGGCCGACACCCCGGCTTCTGCTGGTTCTTTGCCGAGGGGTAAAAACACGAAATGAAAGGCGCACGCCGCGGGGCGCCCTGGAAAGAAAAATCCGAAAACAAAATCAAGCAACACAGAAGATAACTGCCATGGGTGACATCGCGTTACCATCGACAGGAGGTCGCTCATCCCGGAGGTGCTCGTGCACAGGTGCGTGCGGCACGCTGCGGATGTCAttcaccacgcacacacacacacacacacgcatgcatgcatgcgccCGTTTCTCCACGCGGttcacgctgctgcgagagCTTACGCCATCACGTTGCGCATCGTGATCTTGCCCTTGGGGGCGATCAGCTTGCAGTGGGTACCGCGCTGCTCGAGCTTGCCGGCGTCGCGCAGAGCCTCGTACTCGGTGCGGAGGATGTTGGTGAAGCCCCAGTACTTGGACATGACGATGATCTGGCGGCCGGGGAACTTCATCTTGGCGCGGCGCAGGGCCTCGAAGGCCTGCGGCACGTACGCCTCCTTGGTGCGCATGGACAGCAGGATCTGACCAATGCGGACGcgggcgcacacgccgttCGGCTTACCGAAGGCACCCCGCATGCCGGTCTGCAGACgatcggcgccggcgcacgaGAGCATCTTGTTGATGCGCAGCACGTGGAAGGGGTGGGCGCGGGTGCGCATGTGAAACACATCCTTGTTGGCACGCTTCACCATGTACTTGTTGGCCTGAATGCGGGcagcctccagcgcctcggACGCGATCTGCTCCAGCTCGCGCGACACGACGTGGATGCACACCGGGAACTCATCGACGGTGGCGCGACGTCGGCCAATGTCGAAGTTGCGGATCTTCGGATCCGGCACACCACGGCAGAAGCGCGACTTCGGGTACGGCTTGTTCTTGCAGAACCGGTAGCAGCGAGACGGACGGCGGGCCATGTTGGCGACTGTAGCGCTTCGAGTCTTCCGAAGGGAAAGAGCacgagggggtggtggtggggcagGGCACGCAAAGACGGTCGCGATGAGCgatctctctgcgtgtgtgtgtgtgtgtgtgtgtgtgtgtatgtgtggtggtggtggtggtggtggtggtgagagaAGTGACGAGTGAAGGCATGGTAGAGGCGGGTGCGGGGTAGCGGGATGGGTGGCCGTCTATGAGTGCATGCACGCAAGCGTTGGGGTTGCGTGCTTGCCGAAACACGCCGTTGGCGTCTTCCCCACAGAGGCGTcatgggagagagagagacagggacAGGCCGATCGAAGCTTGCGCTGAGCACGTCGGTGTGGCCACCTTGCTCATCCCTTCACGACGGTGGTTTCCATTCTTGTTCGTTTGGGTGACTGTGCAAAATCATGTAAATGAGGAAACAGAAAAGGGCGAGTAAGGCTTCTTG
Encoded here:
- a CDS encoding putative 60S ribosomal protein L10 codes for the protein MARRPSRCYRFCKNKPYPKSRFCRGVPDPKIRNFDIGRRRATVDEFPVCIHVVSRELEQIASEALEAARIQANKYMVKRANKDVFHMRTRAHPFHVLRINKMLSCAGADRLQTGMRGAFGKPNGVCARVRIGQILLSMRTKEAYVPQAFEALRRAKMKFPGRQIIVMSKYWGFTNILRTEYEALRDAGKLEQRGTHCKLIAPKGKITMRNVMA